TGATGATCGGGTTGTAGTCGAGCAAACCAAATCCAGCGCCAACGGGTTTGCCATCGATTTCGGCAATGCTGGTCAGTTCGGGAATCAACAGTTGCTTGAGCCCTTTGCTCTGCTCGTCGACTTCCCCTTCGCTCATGGGGACATAGCCCCAAGTTTGCTTCAGCGACTCGTTATAGATGTTCAAGAAGATGCGTACGTCTTCATTGAAGTGCGAACGACGGATCGGCCGCGTCGTTGCTTTGAAGCGACGGGTGGCCTCTTGGATGACGAACAACAACTTGGGGTCCAAGTCGTTGAGCATGTCGATCGACGCATCGTAACTGAACAAGTCCTGTGACTTTTCGAACCCAAAGGACTGAATCAACGATTCATAGTAGTCGTGGTTGTACGTGATCAAGAATGTCGGCGGGGTGTCGAAACCATCGACCAGCAAGCCAACCTCGTAATTCAGGCTGGGGTGAACCGGGCCACGAATGACCGTCATGTCCCGCTCTTCGAGCCAGTCCGAAGCGGTTTGCAATAAGAGGTGTGCGGCCTCGGGATCGTTCTCGCATTCGAAGAATCCGAAAAACCCGGTCTTTTCTTCGTGCGTTCGATTGTGGGCGTGATTGACAACGGCCAGGATTCGCCCGACCACCACACCATCGCGATAGACCAGAAACGTCTGTCCATCGGCGTCCAAGTAGAATGGGTGTGCCTTGAACCCGACCAATTTCTTACGTTCGTCCCAAATCGGCGGAACCCAATTAGGATCGTCACGGTAGAGACGTTTTTCGAGCTGTAGAAACTCCTTTTGGTCGCGACGGCTTTCGACGGGACGGCAAATGACCTCCGACATGGTGGCTGGGGTTTCCGAATCGAGGTGAAAAAGTGTCAAAATGACGTGGTGGCCAAAACAGGGCCTCCCCGTGAGAATAGCAAATCAAACCGGATCAGCCCATGATTGTTTGCCAGTACCTTTTGGCACAAGCAATCAAGGGTTGCAATTACCAGACTCGACTCCACATCGGCCCACACCTTGGAAATCATTCGTAGTTCGCGAAACGCCGCCATTCGTCGCCTTTTGACATTGCGAAACAATCGGCGACGACGGGCCGAGGGGGCTGTCCTGGTCGACGGGGCTCGCGAAACCCTGCGAGCAATCGAGTCCGGCCTGACCTTGCGAGCTTTCTATGAACCGGTCAACGCGTCCGGCGACACCTTGATCGATGTCGACGGAATCGAAGCGGCCCGTCAACACGCCAGCGAAATCGGCGTGCACCGCGGTGTCTCAACCGAATTGTTCGCCAAGATTTGCTACGGCGACGCACAACAACGATGCGTGGCCGAGTTCACGGCCACCGATGACTCGGTCACCAACATGGGGCCTCCACCACCCGGCGTGATCCTGGTACTCGATCGAGTCGAGAAACCGGGAAATATCGGAGCGGTTTTTCGTACCGCGGACGCCGCGGGCGTGGCGGCTGTCCTGTTGTGCGATTGCCCCAGCGACCGGTTCAACTCCAACGCCATCCGCAGCTCGCTCGGTGCGGTCTTCACCGTCCCATCGGGATCCGGCACCCAGGCCGAAGTGAACGAGTACCTATCGAGGTACGTTGACGACGTCTATTCGATGCGAGTCGAGGGCGCCAGCTCGTTCTACGATGCCGACCTGCGAGCGGATCGGGTCGCCGTGATCCTGGGCAGCGAAGCGGATGGGCTCGGTGATCGCTGGCTGCACTTCGGCCAAACGACGGCAGCTTCCCAGTCCGATTCGTCTTCCCTCGAAAACGATTCTCGTTTGATCCAGGCCGTCAAACTGCCCATGGCGGGCCGCGTTGATAGCCTCAACGTGTCCGTTTCCGCTGCCATCGTTGCCTTCGAAGCGGTTCGGCAGCGTCACTGACAAAATTGTCACTGACAAAAAACGTAAATGACAATAAACGCGTCATTCCTCGCCCGTTTGTTGCCAACCCAGCCGCCACCAGGCTGCCTGAACAACAAGCCACTGCCGCATGCATCAAATTCCGCATGTCTGGCAATACCAATTCAGCCAGAACAAGCGGCTCAAGCCCAAGAATCGTTAATGTCGACGCGACCGGCCGACGATACAGAGGGTATTCGGCGATCTGTCAAAGAATCGCTGAATGAGGAAAGTGTGCCGGGGGGGTACATGATCCAACGATCATGAGCGCAAGGATTCGCTATGTACAAAGACAAGCCGCGACTGGCTGGACGATCACGTCCAGCTTCACAAAAACGAATTTGGCTTGCAAATTTGTTAAGCCTGGGAGCCGGTGTTTCGGTTGGACTGGCTGGTGCCATCGCATCCGCTGGACAACCCATGACGATGCCTCAACAGTTCCGATCCACGGGCGGCGAGGTACGCAGCAATCCATATGCTGGCCCGAGTGCGAATGCTCAAAGCAATCCATCCGGCACAGGACCAATCCTGCAAACTTCCGACCTACAACTCTCCGAGCTTCGGCTTAAGAGTATTGGGACCGCTGTTGGACTGGTTCCAATCGGCGGCCCGCGGGCAAACACCACGCCGCTGGAAATCAGCAAGCCGTCCGGGTCCAAGATTCGCGTCAATCCGATGGCGAACCATACCCACCGGGCATTCGATGCTCCGGTCGTCGGATTGGTTGACGAACCCGTCGTCGACCGTAGCCAGCCTAGTCCAGCCGCGCCGCCCGCAACTCATCACGGTACGCATCCCGACACACATCGCGGTGCAATGGCTACGTCGGCAACTCAGCGGACCCAGCCTCGAATCGTCGGTTTCGCACCCACATCGCCGAACCCGACCGACACGCTTGAGTTTGTAGCGCCGCAGGTTGCCCAAACTCAGCCGGTTGTGCGCCCCGAAGCCATCATCCATGCATTGCCTGGCGGACTCGTCGACACGGTCGTTCCGGCAATCGAAATGGCCAGTC
The Neorhodopirellula lusitana DNA segment above includes these coding regions:
- a CDS encoding N-acetyltransferase; translated protein: MSEVICRPVESRRDQKEFLQLEKRLYRDDPNWVPPIWDERKKLVGFKAHPFYLDADGQTFLVYRDGVVVGRILAVVNHAHNRTHEEKTGFFGFFECENDPEAAHLLLQTASDWLEERDMTVIRGPVHPSLNYEVGLLVDGFDTPPTFLITYNHDYYESLIQSFGFEKSQDLFSYDASIDMLNDLDPKLLFVIQEATRRFKATTRPIRRSHFNEDVRIFLNIYNESLKQTWGYVPMSEGEVDEQSKGLKQLLIPELTSIAEIDGKPVGAGFGLLDYNPIIKRIGGKIFPFGWIHILLGRKKIKRLRMVSANVLPEYQKWGLGLVTLYPILPVALERGIEVGEFSWVLESNQLSRGTIQRGGATCTKTHRIFDRPLGSGSPDSSATETNA
- a CDS encoding TrmH family RNA methyltransferase: MEIIRSSRNAAIRRLLTLRNNRRRRAEGAVLVDGARETLRAIESGLTLRAFYEPVNASGDTLIDVDGIEAARQHASEIGVHRGVSTELFAKICYGDAQQRCVAEFTATDDSVTNMGPPPPGVILVLDRVEKPGNIGAVFRTADAAGVAAVLLCDCPSDRFNSNAIRSSLGAVFTVPSGSGTQAEVNEYLSRYVDDVYSMRVEGASSFYDADLRADRVAVILGSEADGLGDRWLHFGQTTAASQSDSSSLENDSRLIQAVKLPMAGRVDSLNVSVSAAIVAFEAVRQRH